Below is a window of Petrotoga sp. 9PWA.NaAc.5.4 DNA.
CTTTTAACCATTCTATGCTATCATCCACCCAGTTAGGTACCCTATTACAGAAAGATATATTAGGTGCCGTAACTGCTGATTTACATGATGAAAAACCATGTGGCCCATATCCATAAATATGGCTTTCAAATGCAACTCCTGCTTTATCAAGTGCATCCATAAACTTAAGAGAATTTGTGATAGGAACTATATCGTCTGTACGTGTTGCAAAGATGAAACATGGACATGTATTCTTGTCAACTTTATCCCATGTTGACGGTGCTGATAGTAAGCACTCATGTACCGTATCTTCAGTTGTAATTGCATATCCCAATAAAGCTGCATTAGGCCTATTCTTTGCCATGGTAGCCGCAGCAGAAGCAAGATGACCGCCAGCAGAAAATCCCAAAACTGTAATTTTATCTTCATAAATATTCCACTCATCCGCTTTCGATCTTATTAGTCTCATAGCTTGTTCATAATCATTCAATGGATTTGGCCATAACGCATCTTTTTTCACTGAATAGCGAAGTACAAAAGCTTGATATCCTACCCTTAAATATTCAAATGCAATTATTTCTGATTCTCTTTCGGAACACATTTGATACCCTCCACCAGGAATTATAAGTATCGCTGGTCGTTTTTTAATAAAACTGAATTCGCCTTCCACTGGTTGAGTTAATGATGTTAGGGTAACATTTCTTTCCTTATTTAACACAAAAACTTCCACATTCACGTTTTGTTCCCCCTCTTTTGATAATTTCTCCTTATATTGCTCTGCTCATTAGGTTTTCCTGAAATACTCCCTAAAAAAGCAATAATTAACTAGGTTATTAGAACTGCCATTTAATCTTTTCCCTTTTATTTCATCACTCATACAACCAG
It encodes the following:
- a CDS encoding alpha/beta hydrolase; the encoded protein is MNVEVFVLNKERNVTLTSLTQPVEGEFSFIKKRPAILIIPGGGYQMCSERESEIIAFEYLRVGYQAFVLRYSVKKDALWPNPLNDYEQAMRLIRSKADEWNIYEDKITVLGFSAGGHLASAAATMAKNRPNAALLGYAITTEDTVHECLLSAPSTWDKVDKNTCPCFIFATRTDDIVPITNSLKFMDALDKAGVAFESHIYGYGPHGFSSCKSAVTAPNISFCNRVPNWVDDSIEWLKDIFGDFDGEGGMTNPKYFSY